The Zalophus californianus isolate mZalCal1 chromosome 8, mZalCal1.pri.v2, whole genome shotgun sequence genome has a segment encoding these proteins:
- the POU3F3 gene encoding POU domain, class 3, transcription factor 3, whose protein sequence is MATAASNPYLPGNSLLAAGSIVHSDAAGAGGGGGGGGGGGGGGAGGGGGGMQPGSAAVTSGAYRGDPSSVKMVQSDFMQGAMAASNGGHMLSHAHQWVTALPHAAAAAAAAAAAAVEASSPWSGSAVGMAGSPQQPPQPPPPPPPQGPDVKGGSGRDDLHAGTALHHRGPPHLGPPPPPPHQGHPGGWGAAAAAAAAAAAAAAAAHLPSMAGGQQPPPQSLLYSQPGGFTVNGMLSAPPGPGGGGGGAGGGAQSLVHPGLVRGDTPELAEHHHHHHHHAHPHPPHPHHAQGPPHHGGGGAGPGLNSHDPHSDEDTPTSDDLEQFAKQFKQRRIKLGFTQADVGLALGTLYGNVFSQTTICRFEALQLSFKNMCKLKPLLNKWLEEADSSTGSPTSIDKIAAQGRKRKKRTSIEVSVKGALESHFLKCPKPSAQEITNLADSLQLEKEVVRVWFCNRRQKEKRMTPPGIQQQTPDDVYSQVGTVSADTPPPHHGLQTSVQ, encoded by the coding sequence ATGGCCACGGCGGCTTCTAACCCCTACCTGCCGGGGAACAGCCTGCTGGCGGCCGGCTCCATTGTACACTCGGACGCGGCGGGAGCCGGCGGCggtgggggcggcggcggcgggggtggcggcggcggcgcgggaggcggcgggggcggcATGCAGCCCGGCAGCGCCGCCGTGACCTCGGGCGCCTACCGAGGGGACCCGTCCTCCGTCAAGATGGTCCAGAGCGACTTCATGCAGGGGGCCATGGCCGCCAGCAACGGCGGCCATATGCTAAGCCACGCGCATCAGTGGGTCACAGCCCTGCcccacgccgccgccgccgccgccgccgccgccgccgccgccgtggAGGCGAGCTCGCCGTGGTCCGGCAGCGCCGTGGGCATGGCCGGCAGCCCCCAgcagccgccgcagccgccgccgccgccgccgccgcagggCCCCGACGTGAAGGGCGGCTCCGGACGCGACGATCTGCACGCGGGCACAGCGCTGCACCACCGCGGGCCGCCACACCTcgggcccccgccgccgcccccgcacCAGGGCCacccggggggctggggggccgccgccgccgcagccgcagccgccgccgccgccgccgccgccgcacaCCTCCCGTCCATGGCCGGAGGCCAGCAGCCGCCGCCTCAGAGTCTGCTCTACTCGCAGCCCGGGGGCTTCACGGTGAACGGCATGCTGAGCGCGCCCCCGGgtccgggcggcggcggcggcggcgcgggcggcggcgccCAGAGCCTGGTGCACCCGGGGCTGGTGCGCGGGGACACGCCCGAGCTGGCcgagcaccaccaccaccaccaccaccacgcgCACCCGCATCCGCCTCACCCGCACCACGCGCAGGGGCCTCCGCAccacggcggcggcggcgcggggcccGGACTCAACAGCCACGACCCGCACTCGGACGAGGACACGCCGACGTCGGACGACCTGGAGCAGTTCGCCAAGCAGTTCAAGCAGAGGCGCATCAAACTCGGCTTCACGCAGGCCGACGTGGGGCTGGCGCTGGGCACGCTGTATGGCAACGTGTTCTCGCAGACCACCATCTGCCGCTTCGAGGCCCTGCAGCTGAGCTTCAAGAACATGTGCAAGCTCAAGCCGCTGCTGAACAAGTGGCTGGAGGAGGCGGACTCGAGCACCGGCAGCCCCACAAGCATCGACAAGATCGCGGCGCAGGGCCGCAAGCGCAAGAAGCGGACCTCCATCGAGGTGAGCGTCAAGGGCGCGCTCGAGAGCCACTTCCTCAAGTGCCCCAAGCCCTCCGCGCAGGAGATCACCAACCTGGCCGACAGCCTGCAGCTCGAGAAGGAGGTGGTGCGGGTCTGGTTCTGCAACCGGCGCCAAAAGGAGAAGCGCATGACGCCGCCCGGGATCCAACAGCAGACGCCCGACGACGTCTACTCGCAGGTGGGCACCGTGAGCGCCGACACGCCGCCGCCGCACCACGGACTGCAGACGAGCGTGCAGTGA